In Chloroflexota bacterium, the following are encoded in one genomic region:
- the zwf gene encoding glucose-6-phosphate dehydrogenase: MQVASQIEELVENASAPRGLEGCAIVIFGATGDLTRRMIVPALYNLQQRGLLPRDFAIVGFSRSRWDTAIFRDKMKAAVREYAGNVAVDEDSCNQFVKRLHYISGNYSNGEDFQQLAAMLNTVSDQHNCGGRYVFYLSTPPSVYSDVIQQLGAVGLHHVQGSDAWRRVVIEKPFGRDLATAQTLNAQIANVFAESQTYRIDHYLGKETVQNILVFRLANHIFEPLWNRRYVDHVQITASESLGIEHRAGYYEESGAMRDMFQNHLLQLYSLVAMDPPVVFDAEAVGAEKIKVLRATRPIPLTQIDQWAVRGQYGPGWVREEYVKGYREEENTDPNSNRETFAALKLYIDNWRWEGVPFYLRSGKSMTKKVTEIAIQFKRVPHLLFGLTPADALNPNAIVIRVQPNEGFSLQFRVKYPGQTIRVHQVSMNFDYESLFNGEAPPAYETLLLDIMRGDRTLFAHSEWIEYAWSLITPIIEAWESRPAGNFPNYEAGSWGPPEADALIAMDGRSWRRP, encoded by the coding sequence ATGCAAGTTGCTTCCCAAATTGAAGAATTGGTCGAGAATGCGTCGGCGCCCCGCGGGCTGGAGGGGTGCGCCATCGTGATCTTTGGCGCGACCGGCGACCTAACCCGCCGCATGATTGTGCCCGCGCTCTACAACCTACAGCAGCGCGGTCTACTGCCGCGTGATTTTGCCATCGTAGGATTTTCCCGCAGCAGGTGGGATACGGCGATATTTCGGGACAAGATGAAAGCGGCCGTGCGCGAGTATGCGGGCAACGTTGCCGTTGACGAAGACTCGTGCAATCAGTTTGTGAAGCGTCTGCACTATATCTCCGGTAACTACAGCAATGGTGAGGACTTTCAACAGCTTGCGGCCATGCTGAACACGGTTTCCGATCAGCATAACTGCGGCGGCAGGTACGTCTTCTATCTCTCCACCCCACCCAGTGTGTACTCTGATGTGATCCAGCAACTTGGCGCCGTGGGCCTGCATCATGTGCAGGGCAGTGACGCATGGCGGCGTGTTGTGATCGAGAAACCGTTTGGCCGGGATCTCGCGACGGCGCAGACACTCAACGCGCAGATTGCAAACGTGTTCGCAGAGTCCCAGACCTACCGCATCGATCACTACCTCGGTAAAGAGACGGTGCAGAACATCCTGGTTTTCCGGCTGGCAAACCACATATTCGAGCCGCTGTGGAACCGCCGCTATGTGGACCATGTGCAGATAACGGCATCGGAGAGTTTGGGAATAGAGCACCGAGCCGGATACTACGAAGAGTCCGGCGCGATGCGCGACATGTTCCAGAACCACCTGCTGCAACTCTACTCTCTGGTGGCGATGGACCCGCCGGTAGTGTTTGATGCCGAGGCGGTGGGTGCGGAGAAGATTAAGGTCTTGCGGGCTACCCGCCCCATCCCGCTGACGCAGATCGATCAGTGGGCGGTGCGCGGACAATACGGTCCGGGCTGGGTCCGTGAGGAATACGTCAAAGGGTATCGCGAAGAGGAGAATACCGACCCGAACTCTAATCGCGAGACCTTTGCCGCGCTGAAGCTCTACATCGACAACTGGCGTTGGGAGGGCGTGCCTTTCTATCTACGCTCCGGAAAGAGCATGACGAAGAAGGTGACGGAGATTGCCATTCAGTTCAAGCGCGTGCCCCACTTGCTCTTCGGGCTTACCCCTGCCGATGCTCTGAATCCCAATGCGATTGTCATTCGCGTACAGCCCAACGAGGGGTTTTCTCTTCAATTTCGCGTTAAGTACCCTGGTCAAACCATCCGGGTGCATCAGGTCAGCATGAATTTTGACTATGAATCGCTCTTCAATGGTGAAGCGCCGCCGGCGTACGAAACACTGCTACTGGACATAATGCGGGGCGACCGCACGCTCTTTGCCCACAGTGAATGGATTGAATACGCCTGGAGTTTGATTACGCCCATCATCGAGGCGTGGGAATCCCGTCCTGCCGGCAACTTCCCGAATTACGAGGCCGGTAGCTGGGGGCCACCCGAGGCCGATGCCCTTATCGCCATGGACGGCCGCTCCTGGCGACGGCCGTAG
- a CDS encoding NmrA/HSCARG family protein has translation MSIGVTLVTGATGQQGGAVARALLAAGRTVRALTRDFARAETLIEIGARVVVGDMTNSEQMKRACQGVDCVFLVGTPYADGPEAEWQQLKTCIDAARDAKVRHVVYSSVQRATDLIDVPHYAQKHRAEEYLQASGLDWTLLRPVFFMDNFGADALAGNLLAGRLHAPMPPHVATQLVAVEDIGRVAATVLAAPEAWTGKTLDLAGDALTWQEIAAAIGTAIGRTVEFYPLPPEWVAESMGADYAAYYDWLWKEGFTAGVEGMEKALGFRPMDFANYLSQARWTLDLKIELEVHPPQL, from the coding sequence ATGTCGATTGGCGTGACACTCGTGACCGGCGCCACCGGCCAGCAGGGCGGTGCTGTGGCGCGTGCACTCCTAGCCGCTGGGAGAACCGTGCGCGCGCTCACCCGAGACTTTGCCCGCGCCGAGACGCTCATAGAAATCGGGGCGCGGGTAGTCGTGGGCGACATGACCAATTCAGAGCAGATGAAACGAGCGTGCCAGGGCGTGGACTGCGTTTTCCTTGTGGGTACGCCCTACGCCGACGGCCCGGAGGCGGAGTGGCAGCAGCTCAAGACCTGCATCGACGCGGCTCGCGATGCCAAAGTCCGGCACGTCGTCTATTCTTCGGTGCAGCGCGCGACAGACCTGATTGACGTGCCCCATTACGCGCAAAAGCACCGCGCGGAAGAGTACCTGCAAGCCAGCGGCCTAGACTGGACGCTGCTGCGGCCTGTCTTCTTCATGGATAACTTCGGCGCGGACGCGCTGGCCGGCAACTTGCTGGCGGGTCGGCTCCACGCCCCTATGCCGCCCCACGTTGCCACCCAACTCGTCGCCGTGGAGGATATCGGCCGGGTTGCCGCCACGGTGCTGGCCGCACCGGAAGCGTGGACAGGCAAGACTCTCGACCTGGCCGGGGACGCGCTCACCTGGCAAGAAATAGCCGCAGCCATTGGTACCGCCATTGGCAGGACGGTTGAATTCTACCCGCTGCCGCCGGAGTGGGTGGCCGAAAGCATGGGCGCAGACTACGCAGCCTACTACGACTGGCTGTGGAAAGAGGGCTTCACGGCAGGCGTCGAAGGGATGGAGAAAGCTCTCGGCTTTCGGCCAATGGACTTTGCAAACTACCTCAGCCAAGCGCGCTGGACCCTGGACCTGAAGATTGAGCTAGAGGTGCACCCACCCCAGCTCTAG
- a CDS encoding proline--tRNA ligase produces the protein MRRSSLLCETLRDDPAEADVPNHKLLVRGCFIRQLASGIYSLLPLGTRVAAKIEQVLREEMDAIGGQELIMPVVQPAEIWQQTGRWYDIGDDLLRLKDRADHDLVLAMTHEEVITSLIGYNVHSYRQLPVMLYQIQTKFRDEPRPRAGAIRLREFTMKDAYSAHVTQEDLDRYYPDVYQAYFNIFRRCGLDVMSVDSDVGMMGGTMAHEFMSLTPVGEDTLVLCDACGLSANRQIATFRKDVVDGGEPQPLEEVATPDTKTIADLAELLDIPESSTAKATFFMGDRGLIFAVVRGDMEVNETKLVNATKSTMLRPATEGELREHGIVGGYASPIGVSGVQVVVDDLVAESTNLVAGANKEGFHFYNVNYGRDYDADIVADIASAYDGAPCPSCGGPVHLERAIEVGNIFKLGTKYTAALKAQYRDEAGELHPMVMGCYGIGVERLMAAVVEASHDERGIVWPVAVAPYHVYLVVLNQNDETVVQAAEQLYADLGTAGISVLFDDRNESPGVKFTDADLLGMPLRITVSRRTLKNAAVELKLRTDKDFTLVPLAEAVTQARVQIDALQAAIDERVVEEEFDPDALSTI, from the coding sequence ATGAGACGTTCATCCTTACTCTGTGAAACACTGCGGGACGATCCTGCGGAAGCGGACGTACCCAACCACAAGCTACTGGTGCGCGGCTGCTTCATCCGGCAGCTTGCATCGGGTATCTATAGCTTGCTCCCGCTCGGCACGCGCGTTGCGGCCAAGATCGAGCAGGTACTCCGTGAGGAGATGGATGCTATCGGCGGCCAGGAGCTCATCATGCCGGTAGTGCAGCCGGCGGAGATCTGGCAGCAGACGGGTCGTTGGTACGACATTGGCGACGACTTGCTGCGGCTGAAGGACCGCGCAGATCACGACCTGGTGCTCGCCATGACCCATGAGGAAGTTATCACAAGCCTCATTGGCTACAACGTGCACTCGTACCGCCAACTGCCGGTGATGCTCTACCAGATCCAGACGAAATTCCGCGATGAACCGCGCCCGCGGGCCGGCGCAATCCGGCTGCGTGAATTCACGATGAAGGATGCCTACAGCGCGCACGTCACCCAGGAGGACCTGGACCGCTACTACCCCGACGTGTACCAGGCGTACTTCAACATCTTTCGCCGCTGCGGGCTGGACGTGATGTCGGTGGATTCCGACGTGGGCATGATGGGTGGCACCATGGCCCATGAGTTCATGTCGCTGACGCCGGTGGGAGAGGATACGCTGGTGCTCTGTGACGCGTGCGGCCTCAGCGCCAACCGGCAGATTGCCACGTTTCGCAAAGACGTTGTTGACGGCGGCGAGCCGCAGCCGCTGGAGGAAGTAGCAACGCCGGATACGAAGACCATCGCGGACCTCGCCGAGCTCTTGGACATTCCCGAATCGAGCACCGCGAAAGCTACCTTCTTCATGGGCGACCGGGGCTTGATCTTCGCGGTGGTGCGCGGCGACATGGAAGTGAACGAGACCAAGCTCGTAAACGCGACGAAATCCACCATGCTGCGGCCCGCAACCGAGGGAGAACTACGAGAACATGGGATCGTAGGAGGCTATGCCTCGCCGATTGGCGTGAGCGGCGTGCAGGTCGTTGTTGACGATCTGGTGGCCGAGTCCACAAATCTTGTCGCGGGCGCGAATAAGGAAGGCTTTCATTTCTACAACGTGAATTACGGCCGAGACTACGACGCAGACATTGTGGCGGATATCGCCAGCGCGTATGATGGAGCGCCGTGCCCGAGTTGCGGCGGGCCGGTGCATTTGGAGCGTGCCATCGAGGTGGGGAACATCTTCAAGCTGGGCACCAAGTACACGGCGGCGCTCAAGGCGCAGTACCGCGATGAGGCAGGTGAACTGCATCCGATGGTGATGGGATGCTATGGCATTGGCGTCGAGCGGCTCATGGCGGCAGTGGTAGAGGCCTCACACGATGAGCGAGGCATAGTCTGGCCGGTCGCGGTTGCGCCCTACCACGTTTATCTGGTAGTGCTGAACCAGAACGACGAAACGGTTGTGCAGGCGGCGGAGCAGCTCTACGCCGATCTTGGCACGGCCGGCATTTCCGTGCTCTTCGACGACCGCAACGAGAGCCCCGGGGTAAAGTTCACCGACGCCGACCTCCTTGGCATGCCGCTGCGCATTACCGTCAGCCGTCGCACGTTGAAGAATGCGGCGGTAGAACTCAAGCTCCGCACGGATAAGGACTTCACGCTCGTACCGCTGGCGGAGGCGGTAACGCAGGCGCGGGTGCAGATCGACGCGCTGCAGGCGGCCATCGATGAACGGGTTGTTGAGGAGGAATTCGACCCGGACGCTCTGAGTACTATTTAG
- the lpdA gene encoding dihydrolipoyl dehydrogenase, translated as MAENTHDVVIIGGGPGGYPAAIRGAQLGLKVAVVEKEKLGGICLHKGCIPTKALLESAEHLYHARDESSAFGVVATDVSFDYAQVLNRKSQVVAQLHKGVQGLLKRNKVDVFFGTGTLTSPQTVHVESSAGGQDLSADNVVIATGSRPRSLPGLEIDGKAVISSDHALELTTLPESVIILGAGAVGVEWASLLHDFGVAVTVVEIMPTLVPLEDKDIGKELGRSFKRRGITVKTDAKLLVESLRTNEDAVTVDIEVKGKQESLHADVLLVAVGRIGNTEDLGLDALGIKSEGGIIPVDGYGRTNVPHVYAIGDVAGGFLLAHKATAEGHIAMEHLAGESSFPLDPLRVPRATYCRPEIASIGLLEEEAAAQGRDVKVGRFPFAALGKALIKGQTEGFVKMVCDAKTDEILGTHVIGPGATDIVAEMGLAQMLEATPLEVGLNIHPHPTLAEAIMEASWDVDRRAVHVFRRR; from the coding sequence ATGGCAGAAAACACACATGACGTTGTGATTATAGGCGGTGGCCCGGGGGGCTACCCTGCCGCAATTCGCGGCGCACAACTTGGGCTCAAGGTGGCGGTGGTCGAGAAGGAAAAACTCGGCGGAATCTGCCTCCACAAAGGCTGCATCCCCACCAAGGCTTTGCTGGAATCCGCCGAGCACCTGTACCACGCCCGCGACGAAAGCTCGGCCTTTGGAGTTGTCGCCACGGATGTTTCATTTGACTATGCCCAAGTGCTTAATCGCAAGTCCCAGGTGGTGGCGCAGCTTCACAAAGGCGTGCAAGGGCTGCTGAAAAGAAACAAAGTAGACGTTTTCTTCGGGACCGGAACCCTCACGTCGCCCCAAACAGTGCACGTGGAGAGCAGCGCCGGCGGTCAAGACCTGAGCGCCGACAACGTCGTCATCGCGACCGGCTCACGACCACGCAGCCTGCCGGGACTGGAGATTGACGGCAAAGCGGTGATCAGCAGCGATCATGCGCTTGAACTCACCACGCTGCCGGAGTCGGTCATCATCTTGGGCGCGGGAGCGGTAGGCGTTGAATGGGCAAGTCTCCTTCACGATTTCGGCGTGGCCGTGACGGTGGTCGAGATCATGCCGACATTGGTGCCCTTGGAAGACAAAGACATCGGCAAGGAACTCGGCCGCTCGTTTAAGCGGCGTGGGATTACAGTCAAAACTGACGCCAAGCTGTTGGTGGAAAGTTTAAGGACGAATGAAGATGCCGTAACGGTTGACATTGAAGTAAAGGGTAAGCAAGAGTCTCTGCATGCAGATGTGCTGCTTGTGGCCGTCGGAAGAATTGGCAACACCGAGGACCTTGGATTGGATGCGCTTGGCATAAAGTCAGAGGGCGGCATCATTCCGGTTGATGGATACGGCCGCACAAATGTGCCGCACGTCTACGCGATAGGCGACGTAGCGGGCGGCTTCCTGCTCGCCCACAAGGCCACCGCCGAAGGGCACATCGCCATGGAGCACCTTGCCGGTGAGAGTTCCTTCCCCCTGGACCCCCTACGCGTGCCTCGCGCCACGTATTGCCGACCGGAAATCGCGAGCATCGGTCTCCTGGAGGAGGAAGCCGCCGCGCAAGGGAGAGACGTAAAAGTCGGGCGATTCCCCTTTGCCGCACTGGGCAAGGCGCTCATCAAGGGGCAGACCGAAGGCTTTGTAAAGATGGTCTGCGACGCCAAGACCGATGAGATTCTGGGTACCCACGTCATCGGGCCCGGCGCCACCGACATCGTCGCCGAGATGGGACTGGCGCAAATGCTGGAAGCAACGCCCTTGGAAGTCGGCCTCAATATTCATCCCCATCCCACGCTCGCGGAAGCTATCATGGAAGCCTCCTGGGACGTCGACCGCCGTGCCGTGCACGTCTTCCGACGACGGTAA
- the rpiB gene encoding ribose 5-phosphate isomerase B — translation MRIAIGADHNGLASKNEVKQWLELAGHTVVDVGPHELDPYDDYPDFARLLGAALQRGEADRGILLCGSGVGASIAANKMRGIRAGLCHDVYSAHQAVEHDNVNVLCLGPRVVGPALMEELVTAFLAASFTGEERHARRLAKVTALEQAEREAGLGQQEEVETT, via the coding sequence ATGCGCATTGCAATCGGAGCCGATCACAACGGATTAGCCAGCAAGAACGAGGTCAAGCAGTGGCTTGAGCTTGCCGGCCATACTGTGGTTGACGTTGGCCCGCATGAACTCGATCCGTACGACGATTACCCGGATTTTGCTCGCCTTTTGGGTGCGGCCCTGCAACGCGGAGAGGCCGATCGGGGCATCCTGCTCTGCGGCAGCGGCGTGGGTGCGAGCATCGCCGCCAACAAGATGCGCGGCATTCGCGCGGGCCTGTGCCACGATGTCTACTCAGCACATCAGGCGGTCGAACACGACAACGTGAATGTGCTGTGTTTGGGCCCTCGAGTCGTGGGTCCCGCCCTGATGGAGGAACTGGTAACGGCATTCTTGGCCGCCTCGTTTACGGGCGAAGAGCGGCACGCCCGTCGTCTCGCTAAGGTGACGGCCTTGGAGCAGGCGGAACGGGAGGCAGGCCTCGGCCAACAGGAGGAAGTGGAAACAACGTAG
- a CDS encoding trypsin-like peptidase domain-containing protein, translating to MGNDQPKSVDRADMIERVTPGLVQLFTDKGTGSGFTVSGSGLTITNAHVIADTDKVVAVSTNGEVCEAQLLAYDTGIDIAAIRVIFPTPLTAIPLGDSDQARPGEEVIALGFPPTVGFHPGQQPTITRGIVSGKRQQETTSYVQTDAAINSGNSGGPLVNLAGEVIGVNTFGIQNTENMAFAIASNEVQVWLASIAKPLEQDIMAQEGASTVQTQNTETQQTTLVPSGVRLTISYLLDVFILLLTALALNLNVNLGVIAIVIAPIVLPAWYVRGTGSLGHQVTKLRFVNYRTGQRISIPKCIVRGLIMWVGLVGALAITGSWMSSGSSLAPIILLPTLNGIVAFVRKDNRTLVDLIAGTSAVRNYQMR from the coding sequence ATGGGAAACGATCAACCGAAATCTGTAGACAGAGCGGACATGATCGAGCGGGTGACCCCAGGGCTAGTTCAGCTATTTACCGACAAGGGTACCGGCTCAGGCTTCACAGTTAGCGGCAGCGGACTGACCATAACGAACGCTCATGTAATTGCGGACACAGACAAAGTAGTCGCGGTTTCAACCAATGGCGAAGTCTGTGAAGCCCAACTGTTAGCATATGATACCGGGATAGACATAGCAGCAATTAGGGTAATATTCCCCACACCTCTAACTGCTATTCCGCTAGGAGATTCAGATCAAGCGCGCCCCGGCGAGGAGGTAATTGCACTTGGATTTCCACCCACTGTTGGATTCCATCCAGGACAGCAGCCGACCATAACACGAGGAATCGTATCGGGAAAACGTCAGCAGGAAACTACAAGTTACGTTCAGACTGATGCTGCCATCAACAGTGGAAACAGTGGAGGGCCTCTCGTAAATCTCGCAGGAGAGGTAATTGGCGTAAACACCTTTGGAATTCAAAATACTGAAAACATGGCGTTCGCTATCGCCAGCAACGAAGTGCAAGTTTGGCTTGCCAGCATAGCCAAACCTCTGGAACAGGATATTATGGCTCAAGAAGGAGCATCAACTGTTCAGACACAGAACACCGAAACTCAACAAACAACGCTGGTACCCTCAGGGGTTCGATTGACCATCAGTTATTTGCTGGATGTCTTTATTTTGCTACTCACCGCGCTTGCCCTTAATCTCAACGTCAATTTGGGGGTGATAGCAATCGTAATTGCCCCGATAGTTTTACCTGCATGGTACGTAAGAGGCACAGGGAGTCTTGGACACCAAGTGACTAAACTTCGCTTCGTCAACTATAGAACGGGGCAGCGTATCAGTATACCTAAGTGCATTGTAAGGGGACTAATCATGTGGGTGGGGCTAGTAGGTGCTTTGGCTATTACAGGATCTTGGATGTCATCTGGTTCTTCTCTCGCTCCAATCATCCTCCTACCTACCCTGAATGGAATCGTGGCATTTGTCCGTAAGGACAACCGTACATTAGTAGACCTTATCGCTGGGACGTCGGCTGTAAGGAATTACCAAATGCGCTAG
- a CDS encoding SMP-30/gluconolactonase/LRE family protein, producing the protein MATSFDVRDPAFFQLVPQDAELERVAGGFKFTEGPVWRDGSLLFSDIPNSRTVRWQESPEGFSVSTYRTPSGNANGLTLDREGRLISCEHSARRVSRQGADGTYTTLADSYQGKSLNSPNDVVVSTDGTLYFTDPPYGVEDLGLEPDLDFRGVYMITTDGVLHLLADDFDRPNGLALAPDERTLYVNDSRRRHIRAFAVRDDGALDSYRLWTDMNSSDDGSPDGMKVDTQGNIFCTGPGGIWVINPAGHVLGRIIGDEQPANVAWGGADWSTLFVTARTSLYRIRLNTTGLPVPR; encoded by the coding sequence ATGGCAACCAGTTTCGACGTACGTGATCCCGCTTTCTTTCAGCTTGTACCGCAAGACGCGGAACTCGAGCGCGTAGCGGGCGGGTTCAAATTCACCGAAGGCCCAGTCTGGCGGGACGGCAGCCTGCTGTTCAGCGATATTCCCAACAGCCGCACCGTGCGCTGGCAAGAATCGCCGGAAGGCTTCTCGGTGAGCACCTATCGCACACCCTCCGGCAATGCGAACGGTCTTACGCTGGACCGCGAGGGGCGACTCATCTCCTGTGAACACTCCGCACGGCGGGTGAGTCGGCAAGGGGCCGACGGCACGTACACGACCCTGGCGGACTCCTACCAAGGCAAGAGTCTCAACAGCCCAAACGACGTGGTTGTAAGCACTGACGGCACGCTCTACTTTACCGATCCGCCGTACGGCGTGGAGGACTTGGGATTGGAGCCGGACCTGGACTTTCGCGGCGTGTATATGATTACGACCGACGGCGTGCTGCACCTCTTGGCTGATGACTTCGACCGGCCGAACGGTCTCGCCTTAGCGCCCGATGAGCGAACACTCTACGTTAATGACAGCCGGCGGCGCCACATACGCGCGTTTGCGGTGCGAGATGACGGCGCCCTGGACAGTTACCGCCTCTGGACAGATATGAACTCAAGCGATGACGGCAGTCCGGACGGCATGAAGGTGGACACGCAAGGAAACATCTTCTGCACCGGGCCGGGCGGCATCTGGGTGATAAATCCGGCAGGACACGTGCTCGGGAGGATCATCGGCGACGAACAGCCGGCCAATGTGGCTTGGGGCGGAGCGGACTGGAGCACACTCTTCGTCACTGCCCGCACGAGCCTCTACCGCATCCGGCTGAACACGACCGGCCTGCCCGTGCCCCGCTGA
- a CDS encoding dihydrolipoamide acetyltransferase family protein, with the protein MAREVPMPRLSDTMEEGRVLQWYKQVGDSIKKGELLAEIETDKAVMDLESVEEGTLLQLLVAEGGSAALGAPIALVGDESEIGEQIAVAAPTEPAADDALESGADVRRPGRAVADGSTGETGSASQPTDAAQTDAASGRVKASPLARRMAAEQDLDLTKITGTGPGGRIVKDDVEKAARDAAVSDDPAAMPSETEVASLSRMQATIVRRMVESKTTVPHFYLTLEVDMSAAKAMRAEVNAAWSEEERISYNDIIMRATALSLMRHPDANGYYRDGGFVYHQEANIGIAVAVPSGLLVPVLKNCDTKPLRQLAVEAKVLVERTREGKNRPGDLEGGTFTVSNLGMFGVRDFYAIVNPPQSAIIAVGGIEPRPVVRDGEIVIRDIMFLSISADHRILYGAPAAEFLRDLKDLLENPYNLLI; encoded by the coding sequence ATGGCCCGTGAAGTCCCCATGCCCAGGCTTAGCGATACCATGGAGGAAGGGAGAGTCCTGCAGTGGTATAAGCAGGTGGGTGACAGCATCAAGAAGGGCGAGTTGCTCGCCGAAATCGAGACCGACAAGGCCGTGATGGATCTCGAATCCGTAGAAGAGGGCACGCTGCTTCAGCTTCTCGTGGCAGAAGGCGGTTCGGCGGCTCTGGGAGCCCCCATAGCACTGGTGGGTGATGAAAGTGAGATAGGAGAGCAGATAGCTGTTGCCGCTCCTACCGAGCCCGCGGCTGATGATGCCCTGGAGAGCGGCGCTGACGTGCGCCGTCCCGGGCGCGCTGTCGCCGACGGCAGCACAGGAGAGACCGGCTCCGCATCCCAACCTACGGACGCAGCGCAAACTGATGCAGCGTCCGGTCGCGTCAAGGCGTCGCCACTCGCGCGCCGTATGGCCGCTGAACAAGATCTTGACCTCACGAAGATTACAGGCACCGGCCCTGGCGGCCGCATCGTCAAGGATGATGTTGAAAAGGCGGCACGCGACGCTGCCGTCTCCGACGACCCTGCCGCCATGCCGAGCGAGACTGAGGTGGCTTCACTCTCGCGCATGCAGGCCACAATCGTGCGACGCATGGTCGAAAGCAAGACCACCGTGCCGCATTTCTACCTTACGCTGGAAGTGGACATGAGCGCCGCCAAGGCGATGCGGGCGGAGGTGAACGCCGCCTGGAGTGAAGAAGAACGCATTAGTTACAACGACATCATCATGAGAGCGACCGCGCTCTCTCTCATGCGGCATCCGGATGCAAACGGCTACTATCGCGATGGCGGCTTTGTATATCATCAAGAGGCAAATATCGGTATTGCTGTTGCCGTACCCAGCGGTTTGCTGGTCCCCGTGCTCAAGAATTGCGATACCAAGCCGCTCCGTCAACTCGCCGTAGAGGCAAAGGTGCTGGTTGAGCGTACCCGTGAAGGCAAGAATCGACCCGGCGATCTGGAAGGCGGCACGTTTACCGTATCGAATCTGGGGATGTTCGGTGTGCGTGACTTTTACGCCATCGTGAATCCTCCTCAGTCCGCCATCATTGCCGTTGGCGGCATCGAGCCGCGTCCCGTCGTTCGCGATGGTGAAATCGTCATACGCGATATCATGTTCCTCAGCATCTCTGCCGACCACCGCATACTTTACGGCGCTCCTGCCGCTGAGTTCCTGCGGGACTTGAAAGACCTCCTGGAAAATCCCTATAACTTGCTGATCTAA
- the tal gene encoding transaldolase, whose product MAEKNRLVQLQDYDQSVWLDSISRGLMQSGQLQALVDNDGLRGMTSNPAIFEKAISGSDDYRDQLRALHAAGKSTTEVYEAVAVTDIQSACDVLRPVYDASDGEHGLVSLEVSPELAFDTAGTIGEVRRLWQQVDRPNLMIKIPATDEGIPAVQQMLAEGYNVNITLMFSLTDYDNVAEAYISALEARAAAGQPVNRIASVASFFVSRIDTLADELLEARAEAGESRARELLGKVAIANAKIAYQHFLDFFKSERFAKLEAKGARVQRVLWASTSTKNPDFSDVMYVDNLIGPHTVNTLPDDTMDAFRDHGTLAQTVDTGVAEAQAVLDALSAVGVDYDAMTRQLQQEGVDKFVQPYHALLERIEQVCAELVATT is encoded by the coding sequence ATGGCAGAGAAGAACAGGCTTGTACAACTGCAAGACTACGACCAGAGCGTGTGGCTGGATAGCATCAGCCGCGGCCTCATGCAATCGGGCCAGCTTCAGGCCCTGGTGGACAACGACGGTCTGCGGGGGATGACCTCGAACCCCGCCATCTTCGAGAAGGCGATTAGCGGCAGCGATGACTACCGCGATCAATTGCGCGCGCTGCACGCCGCCGGCAAGAGTACGACGGAAGTCTACGAAGCAGTTGCGGTTACCGACATTCAATCGGCCTGCGACGTGCTGCGGCCGGTGTACGACGCCAGTGACGGCGAGCACGGCCTGGTAAGTCTTGAGGTCTCGCCGGAACTCGCCTTCGATACGGCGGGCACCATTGGTGAGGTGCGACGCCTCTGGCAACAGGTGGACCGCCCGAATCTGATGATCAAGATACCGGCCACTGACGAGGGCATACCCGCGGTGCAGCAGATGCTCGCCGAGGGGTACAACGTCAACATCACGCTGATGTTCTCGCTCACGGACTACGATAACGTGGCCGAGGCGTATATTTCGGCTCTCGAGGCGCGTGCCGCGGCGGGTCAGCCGGTAAACCGCATTGCTTCCGTGGCGAGTTTCTTTGTGAGCCGCATCGATACATTGGCCGATGAGTTGTTGGAGGCACGGGCTGAGGCCGGCGAGAGTCGCGCGCGGGAGCTCTTGGGAAAAGTGGCGATTGCCAACGCGAAGATTGCCTACCAGCACTTCCTCGATTTCTTCAAGTCGGAGCGCTTTGCCAAGCTGGAGGCTAAGGGCGCGCGCGTGCAACGCGTGCTCTGGGCGAGCACAAGCACGAAGAACCCCGACTTCTCCGACGTGATGTACGTGGACAATCTCATCGGCCCGCACACCGTGAATACCTTGCCGGACGACACTATGGACGCTTTCCGCGATCACGGCACGCTGGCCCAGACTGTAGATACGGGTGTGGCAGAGGCGCAAGCCGTGTTGGACGCCCTGTCGGCTGTGGGCGTGGACTATGACGCCATGACCCGCCAACTGCAGCAAGAGGGTGTGGATAAGTTCGTGCAGCCGTATCACGCCTTGCTGGAACGCATTGAGCAGGTGTGCGCAGAGCTTGTCGCAACTACCTAG